The window ATCGCGCTTGGCAAGAAGCTCTGCCATTTCAGCGACGTCTGGTGCCGGGCCGATTGTTGCCATGGCGCGCGCCAATCTGCTCTCTCCCTCGGCAGTCAGCGATCCGACTTCATTTGCTATGGCGACCATTTCATCCATGCGGCCCCAGCAGTTGAGTGCTGCATCGCAGCCTGCCGCAACGCAGGCTGATGCCAGATTTCCAATGGCCCCGTTGAGCGCCTTCATGTCCAGATCATCGCTCATCAGAAATCCGTCAAAGCCGATGCGCTTCCGGATAATGTCTCCGATCACGACAGGTGAAAGCGTGGCACATCGTTCTGCATCCCATGCTTCGAAAATGATATGTCCCGTCATTCCCATGGGCGCATCGGCAAGACGCTGGAAAGGGGCAAGGTCTGCAGCAAGCGCTGCGTCGTCTGCGCTGACGACCGGCAAGGCATGGTGGCTGTCGACCACAGCGCGCCCCTGCCCCGGCATATGCTTGACGACGCCGACCACACCGCCAGCACGCAAACCTTCGATCACCGCTCGCCCGAGCGCAGCCACCTGCATCGGTTCCGACCCCAGCGCCCGGTCACCAATCGCGGGATGAGTCTCGGGCGCGCGGACGTCCAGCAAGGGCAAGCAGTCAACAGTGATGCCGACCTCGGACAGTGTCAGCGCAATCGCCTTTGCATTGGTGCGGGCTGCTTCGATGGCAGACATCGGCGCACGAACATAGAGCCGGTCAAAGGCTTCGCCGGGCGGAAAGGCCGGCCATTCCGGCGGCTGCATCCGCGCAACGCGGCCGCCCTCCTGATCGATCAGGATCGGCACGTCATCCCGCCCGTGAAGGGCACGAAGAGAATCTGTCAGCGCGCGCAGCTGCTCGCGGGTTGCAACATTTCGCTTGAACAGGATGTAGCCCGCAGGATCGCTATCCCGGAAAAAGGCAACTTCATCTGGCGTAAGAGCAGGGCCGGACAGGCCGAAGATCGATGCAAGCATGGCAGGTCAATAACCGCCTGCACCGCACTTGTGGAGCAGAAAGCGCAGCCGGATTCGAATCCTCGCGGGAACGGTCTTGCCGCTCCGCTCTTTCGCAATGGCGCGGCCGTTGATTACCGCTGTCTTCAAGACACTGATGCGGCAGATTGCCGAGGGCAATGGCGAAGGATTGACCATCGAGGACGGCCGCCAAACGCTTGCATTCCGGCCAGACTCCGGCTAGGGGCGCGCACTTCCGCACGATTGCTATGCGATCCGCCTGGCTGAAAGGGCTGCCACGGGGGATGCGAATCGTCGATTTTTGAAAGGACGAAAATGCCCAAACTGAAGACCAAGAGCGGGGTGAAGAAGCGCTTCACCGTGACCGCGACCGGCAAGCTGAAGCACGGCGTAGCCGGCAAGCGTCACCGGCTCATCAGCCACAATGGCAAGTATATCCGCCAGAATCGCGGTACCTCTGTCCTGTCCGATGCCGATACGGCAACGGTCAAGGCATGGGCGCCCTACGGCCTGAAATAAGGAGGCCGAACAATGGCTCGCATCAAACGCGGCACGACAACCCGTGCCAAGCACAAGAATATTCTCGAGCAGGCCAAGGGGTATCGCGGCCGGCGCAAGAACACGATTCGCGTCGCCCGCCAGGCCGTCGAAAAGGCCGGGCAATATGCCTATCGCGATCGCAAGGCCAAGAAGCGGACCTTCCGCGGCCTCTGGATCCAGCGCATCAATGCGGCTGTCCGTATGGAAGGCCTGACCTACAGCGAATTCATGCACGGGCTGAAGCTTGCCGGTGTCGAACTCGACCGCAAGGTCCTGGCCGATATCGCGATGCACGAAGGCGCGGTGTTTAGCACCATCATTGCGCAAGCGAAGGCAGCGCTGCCGCAGGCAGCTTAACCGCTTCCCTTTCGTAAATGCGCAAATGGGCGTGGGCGGCATTGCCGTTCGCGCCCATTTGCTTATTGGGCGAACACGATGACTGATCTGGCAAAACTCGAATCCGAAACGCTTGCTGCCATTGCAGCAGCCGATACACTTGATGCGCTTGAGACGGTGCGCATTGCGGCGCTCGGCAAGCAGGGCAGCGTTTCTGCACTCCTCAAGACGCTTGGCGCCATGTCTCCCGAAGAGAGGCAGCAGAAGGGCCCGCTGATCAATGGCCTGCGGGAATCCGTTTCGGGTGCAATTGCATCGCGCAAGGCCGGGCTTGAATCCGCACTGCTGAACGAGCGCCTCGCCGCCGAGCGCATCGACATGAGCCTGCCGGCACCTGAGGCTCCGCAGGGTTCAGTGCATCCTGTCTCCCAGGTCATGGACGAACTGGCCGAAGTTTTTGCGGATATGGGCTTTGCCGTGGCAACGGGCCCCGAGATCGAGGACGACTGGCACAATTTTACGGCCCTGAATATTCCGGAAACCCATCCCGCGCGGGCAATGCACGACACGTTCTATTTTCCCGACCAGATGGCTGTGGATGGCAAGAAAATGCTGCTGCGGACGCACACATCGCCTGTCCAGATCCGCACGATGATGACGCAGGCTCCGCCGATTCGGATCATTGCACCCGGTCGTGTCTACCGATCCGATTCGGATGCCACGCACACGCCGATGTTCCACCAGATCGAAGGATTGGTCATCGACAGGGGCATCCATCTCGGCCATCTCAAATGGACGCTGGAGACGTTCCTCAAGGGCTTTTTCGAGCGAGACGATGTCGTGCTGCGGCTTCGACCAAGCTATTTTCCGTTTACCGAACCGTCAGTCGAAGTCGACGTCGGCTATTCCGAGGTGGATGGCAAACGCGTGATCGGCGGGAGCGAGAAGTGGATGGAAGTGCTGGGTTCGGGCATGGTTCACCCGCGCGTCATCGCAAATTGCGGACTTGATCCGGACATCTATCAGGGCTTTGCCTTTGGCACAGGCGTCGATCGTCTCGCGATGCTCAAATACGGCATGGACGATTTGCGGGCCTTCTTCGACGGCGATCTGCGCTGGTTGAGGCACTATGGCTTTTCCGCCCTCGACGTGCCCACTTTGAGTGGAGGGGTCGGCGCATGAAATTCTCGCTGAGCTGGCTCAAGGAGCATCTCGAAACGAGCGCCACCATTCAGGACGTAGCCGACGCGTGCAATCGGATCGGTCTCGAGGTGGAAGCCATCGAAAACCCGGCGGAACGGCTGCGCGGTTTTACCGTCGCGAAAGTCCTGACTGCAGACCGCCACCCCCAAGCTGACAAGCTGCAGGTGCTCACTGTCGATGCAGGCCAGGGGCCGGTGCAGGTCGTCTGCGGCGCCCCCAATGCGCGGGCCGGTTTGATCGGCGTGTTCGGCCTTGAAGGCGCGGTTGTGCCGGCAAATGGCATGACGCTGAAGAAGGCAGCGATCAGGGGCGTCGAATCGAACGGCATGATGTGTTCAAGCCGCGAACTCGAATTGGGCGATGATCATGACGGGATTATCGAACTTCCGGCAGATGCGCCCGTCGGCACTGCGTTCAGCGACTATGCTGACCTGAATGACCCTGTGCTTGATGTCGCCATCACACCAAACCGGCAGGACTGCATGGGCGTGCGCGGTATTGCGCGCGACCTCGCAGCGGCTGGACTGGGGACGCTCAAGCCGCTGGCGACGGTCTACAGATTGCCCGCACAGGCACAGGCGGGCAATGGCCCCGGGCCTGATGTCGGCACTGACGATCCCGAAGGCTGTCCTGCCTTCTACGGAATCGAAGTCCGCGGCGTGAAGAATGGCACGTCGCCCGACTGGATGATCCGGCACCTCAAGGCGGCTGGGCAAAAGCCTATTTCGACGCTGGTCGATATCACCAATTTCGTGATGCTTGACCTTGGCCGGCCGCTCCATGTCTATGACAAGGCGAAGCTGCAAGGCGGTCTCAGGGCGCGACTGGCGAAGCCGGGCGAACAGGTCATGGCGCTCAATGGCAAGACCTACACGCTGTCCGGGTCGATGACTGTCATCGCTGACGACGTGCAGGTCCACGATATCGGCGGTATCATGGGCGGCGAGGATTCAGGGGTGAGCGATGACACGACTGATGTCATCATCGAATGCGCCTATTTCACACCCGAGCATATCGCGCGAACCGGACAAGCTCTGGGACTGACCAGTGATGCAAGACAGCGCTTCGAACGCGGCGTCGATCCTGCATTTCTCGACGACGGTATCGACATTGCGACCTGGCTCGTGACCGAGCATTGCGGCGGCACTCCGAGCGGCGTGACACGTGCGGGCACGCCGCCCGCCGCGGAGCGAACCATAGCCTATGACCCGGAGCATTGTGCGCGTCTGGGAGGGATCAGCGTGCCTGCCGGTCGCCAGCAGCAGATTCTCGAATCGCTCGGCTTTTCTGTAGCGGATGACTGGGTAGTCGGCATTCCCACATGGCGGCGCGACATTGATGGCGGGGCGGATTTGGTCGAAGAAGTCGTCCGGATGGTCGGGCTCGACAACGTGCCTTCGACGCCACTGCCGCGTGCCGATGGCGTTGCAAAGCCGACTGCAACCCCCGCGCAGAAGATTGAGCGCAAAGTCAGGCGGACGGCGGCGGCGCGCGGGCTGAACGAAGCAATCACCTGGTCCTTCCTTTCGGAAAAGGAAGCGGCAATCCTCGGCGGGGGACTCTGGAGCCTCGAAAACCCGATCAGCGAAGACATGAAGGTGATGCGCCCCTCAATGCTTCCGGGGCTTCTGTCTGCTGCGCAGCGCAACATGAATCGCGGCGCAACAACCGTGCGCCTGTTCGAGGTTGGCCGCCGCTACCTGGCAGACGCCGAACGGCCAACAGTCGGCCTCGTTCTGGCAGGCGACAAGATCCCGCGTGGCTGGGCAAGCGGCAAGGCTCAGAAGTTCGACGCCTTCGATGCGAAGGCGGAGGCTCTGGCGCTGCTCGAAGCAGCAGGCGCGCAGGTTTCAAACCTGCAGGTGATGGGCGAGGCGGGCGATCATTATCACCCTGGCCAGTCGGGCACGCTGCGGCTCGGGCCCAAGACAATCCTTGCAAGTTTCGGCAGCCTTCATCCCGACACGGCCCGGGCGTTCGATCTCGACGGCCCTGTCATGGTTGCCGAAGTCTTTCTCGACGCGATTCCGGCAAAACGGGCTTCCAAGGATGGCAATGCCTTCATGCGCACGGATTATACACCGCCCGCGCTGCAGGCAGTGACCCGTGATTTTGCCTTTCTTGTTCCAGCTGACTTGCCCTCGGACACGCTCGTCCGTGCGGTGAGGGGAGCAGACAAGGCCCACATCACAGCCGTGCGCCTCTTTGATCGCTTCGCGGGGCAAGGCGTTCCAGATGGGCAGGTTTCGCTTGCGATCGAGGTCACATTGCAGCCGCAGGACAAGAGCTTCGCGGAGCCCGACCTGACGGCAATCAGCGATGCCGTAGTGGCAGCAGCCGCAAAACTGGGGGCTGTGCTGCGCGGCTAACGCGCCAGAAGGAACACGGCGTGCTCGGCGCGGAAATTTGCCGCTGCATCGCTCGTCAGCCGATCTCCACTCAGGAACCAGGCGCCTTCGACGCGGATGCCGCGCTCGTCCACCAGGGCACGAAAATCGTCGATCGTGACGTGATGAATGTTGGGCGTTTCATACCATGCGACCGGCAAGAGTCGCGTCACCGGCATCCGCCCGCCCCAGAGAAGCGAGAGCCGAACCCGCCAGTGCGCGAAATTGGGGAAAGACACAAAGGCATGTTTCCCGATCCGCAAGAGCTGTTCGAGCACCAGGTCGGGCCGCATCGTTGTCTGCAAGGTCTGGCTGAGGATTGCATAGTCGAACGCGGCATCCGGATAATCCGCAAGATCGGTGTCTGCATTACCCTGAATCACGGAAAGCCCCCGCGCGACACATTCGGTCACATTGCCGCGATCCAGTTCCATGCCCCGTGCATCAACCTGCTTGCCGTCGCGCAGGGCCGCCATCAGCGCGCCATCGCCGCATCCAACATCAAGCACGCGACTGCCGGGGGCCACTTCGCGCGCGATGATAGCCAGATCGGGGCGAAGCGCGCTCACAGGCCGCCTGCTTTCAGGAAGCCGTTGATCACACGGTCGAGCTCCGGGAGTTCCAGGAAAAAGCTGTCATGTCCAAAGGGAGACGACAGTTCGACAAAGCTGACAGGCGCGCCCGACGCATTGAGAGCATGCACGATGTTGCGCGATTCGCTTGTCGGATAAAGCCAGTCACTGTCGAAGCTGATGACACAGAAACGGGAGCCACAACCCCGGAAGGCATTTGCAAGATGGCCGCCATGTTCTTCGGCAAGATCGAAATAGTCCGTCGCCCGCGTAATATAGAGATAGGAGTTCGCATCAAACCGATCGGTGAAGCTAAGCCCCTGGTGCCGCAAATAGCTTTCAACCTGGAAATCCGCGTCGAATCCGAACGTCTTGACGTCACGATTCTGGAGCCTCCGACCGAACTTTTCAGTCAGGCCCTGCTCAGAAAGATAAGTGATGTGCGCGGCCATCCGTGCAACAGCGAGGCCGTTGTCGGGCGATTTTCCATCGGCATAGTAATTGCCATCTCGCCAGTTCGGATCGGCCATGATCGCCTGTCGGCCCACCTCGTGAAAGGCAATGTTCTGCGCAGAGTGACGCGCAGTTGAGGCAATGACGATGGCCGAGGCTACGCGTGCAGGAAAGTTTGCCGCCCAGGCAAGCGCCTGCATGCCGCCCATCGACCCGCCAATGACCGAATAAAGCTGACTGATTCCCAAATGATCAAGCAGAAGTGCCTGCGCACGAACCATGTCGCTGATCGTGATCACAGGAAAGTTCATGCCATAGGGCTTGCCGTCGGGGGCGATACTTTGCGGGCCCGACGATCCCATGCATCCCCCAATCACATTCGAACTGACAACACAGAATCGATCCGTGTCGATCGGCTTGCCCGCGCCCACCATGCGCGTCCACCAACCGGGTTTACCGGTGATCGAATGATTGCTGGCGACATGCTGGTCCCCGGTCAGCGCATGACAGATCAGGATCGCATTGGACCTGTCAGCGTTCAGGGTCCCATATGTCTCATAGGCAATCTCGACCGGCGCCAGCACACTGCCGCCATCAAGCTTCAGGGGCCCGGGCACTTCAGCGTGACGGTTGAGACCAAAGAGTTCTGACATCACGGCGGGGCTAGGGCGCTCAACCCCGCCTTGTCAATGAAGCCAACCATCCCTAGAGCCCCGCGCATCATGACAGGACCATCTCCAAAAGACTGGATCAACGCGATCCACCCCTATGTGCCGGGCAAATCGGCGACCGGCAGCGGCGCCCGTGCAGCCAAACTTTCGTCCAACGAAAATCCGTTGGGGACAAGCGAGAAAGCGCGTGCGGCTTTTGCGGCGCAAGCGGCCGGTCTTGAACGCTACCCCGATGGCGGCGCGACTGCATTACGCGAAGCCATAGCGAAGCGCCATGGCCTGGATCCGGCTCGCATAATTTATGGAACGGGTTCGGATGAAGTGCTGCACCAGGCCGCAGGTGCCTTTTCCGGCCCGGGTGATGAGGTCATCTATGTCCGTTATGGTTTTGCGGTCTATGACATCGCAATCCGGCGGGTCGGCGCAACGCCGGTCATTGTGCCCGACAAGGATTATGCGACCGATGTTGACGCGGTCCTTGCCGCCGTGACCGATCGGACGCGGATTGTTTTCATTGCCAACCCTAACAATCCGACAAGCACGTTTACGCCGCGCGACGAGATTGCGCGCCTGCACGCCGGGCTGCCGGAGCATGTTCTCCTCGTGCTCGATCAGGCTTATGCCGAATATCTCGAGGCGGATGAGGATGATGGCGGACTGGCGCTTGCCATGTCAGCCCCGAACGTGCTGGTGACACGGACGTTTTCCAAGATTTTCGGCTTGGCGGCAGAGCGGATCGGTTGGGGCTATGCCGCGGCTCCGATCATTGACGCGATGCACCGGATCCGGCTCCCGTTCAACGTGACGATTGCCGGGCAGCACGCAGCGATCGCAGCGCTCGGCGACGAAGACTTTGTCAACAGAAGCCGGGCGCATAATGCGAAATGGCGTGCATGGCTAACGGCTGAAATCGACAAGATGGGCAATGCCGGGCTTCGGGCGATCAAGAGCAAGGCCAATTTCCTGCTTGTTCTTTTCAACGGCACCATAACGGCGGAACAGGCTTACAACGAATTGATGGCGCGCGGCTATATTGTCCGCTGGCTGCCCGGGCAGGGGCTGGCCAACGGGCTCAGGATCTCAATTGGTACCGAAGAAGAAACGCGGGGATTCGCTGCTGCGCTGCGGGACATTGTCGGGGAAGCGGCCTGATGCTGCCGTTTGCGCGGGTCTCGATCATCGGCCTTGGCCTGATTGGATCGTCCATCGCCCGAGCGGTGCGCGCACACATGCCCAGCGTTGTTCTCACAGGTCATGACGTCAGTGCCGAAGTTCGGGAAACCGTGCGTGCCATGAATCTGCTTGATGATGTGACGGACACACCCGGAGCCGCGGTCACCGACGCCGAACTTGTGATCCTGTGCGTTCCGGTCGGAACGATGGGCGATCTCGCGGCCGCTCTTGCCTATGACTTGCCAGCCGAGGCGATTGTTACCGATGTCGGTTCTTCAAAAGCCAGCGTGGCAGCAGCGCTCGCTCAGGCTCTCCCTGATCACGTCATCATTCCCGCCCACCCAGTGGCCGGTACTGAGCGCAGCGGTCCTGAAGCCGGCTTTGCAGGGCTTTTCCATAATCGCTGGTGCATCCTCACTCCCCCGGACGGGTGCGATCCGGCGAAGGTCGGCCAGCTTCAGGCCTTTTGGGAGCGGCTTGGCGCCAATGTGGAAATCATGGCCGCCGAGCATCACGACCTCGTTCTCGCCATTACAAGCCATTTGCCACATCTGATCGCCTACACCATCGTCGGCACGGCCTCTGATCTGGAAGAAGTGACCCGGTCGGAAGTGATCAAATATTCAGCAGGCGGCTTTCGCGACTTCACCCGCATTGCCGCATCGGATCCCACGATGTGGCGCGACGTTTTCCTGTCAAACAAGGACGCCGTTCTTGAAATGCTCCAGCGCTTTTCAGAAGATTTGACGGCTTTGCAGCGCGCCATCCGTTGGGGCGATGGCGATGCCCTGTTCGATCTGTTCAGTCGGACGCGAACAGTCCGACGGTCGATTATCGAGCAGGGGCAGGACGATGACCGCCCCGATTTCGGCCGCGCCGACCATTGATGGCCAATTATTAGTTCAGTGCATTGATGGCCTGATACACCCGCGCTTCCGCTTCTTCCCTCGGCAATCCGGGCGGGATTGTCTCCCCTACCTTGAACGTCACGATCCCGGGTCGTTTCACGAAACCCTTCGGCCAGATCTTCCCCGAATCGAGAGCGATCGGCACCACGGGCAAGCCCAGCACCTTGTAAAGGCCAGCAAAGCCGGCACGAAGTTCAGGCTTTTCACCATGCGGAACACGCGTACCTTCGGGAAAGAGGACAACAGGGCGATTGCTGGCCTTGGCAATCTTGGCCGCAGCAATCATGTGCCGCATGGCGGCAGCTCCTGCTTCCCGATCGACCGGGATAACGCCCATTCGACGCGCGACGTAACCCCAGCCGAACAGGTCTGCCAATTCCTTCTTCATCACCACGACCGGCCGATGAAAAACAACAAGTGTTTCGATCGTTTCATACATGGCTTCGTGCTTGATCGCATAGAGCACGCCATGCTTTGGCAGGTCTCCGATCACCTGCGTGCGAATGCCCAGAATCCAGCGTGCGCACCAGCGGTGCCAGATCGCCCAACGCCGCGAACTGGCAATGATGGCCTCCTGCCCGAATGGAATCGCTGCAAGGGCAGCCAGCACCATTACAACGCTGCCGGGATAGAAGATCAAGACAAACAGGATCGAACGCAGAAGAGCCACGAGTCAGACGCCTGCCAGGGCAGAAACCCGACGAAGGAGGTATTTGTTATATTCGGCAAAGAGCGTGACGAAACCGGGTGCGCTGTCCACCGCATCGGGAATGACCCGGACGTCTTGCCCGACTGCTCGTTCGAGTTCGAACTGCGCGCGCGGCATATGCCAGTCTGTTGTCACCAAACGAACTGATCGGAAGTTCCTGTGGCGGAGCCACCGAGCCGCTTCTGCCGCATTGGAGCGAGTATCGATTGCATCCTTGCCCAGATCAACACAGCAGGCAAAAAGCTTGGGCGGCGCTTTCTGGAGCTGCGCAAGTTCGTCCAGCCGAACCGCCGGATCAACTCCAGAGACAAGCATGCGGCGAGCATGACCAAGCGCCAGATGATCCAGTCCGCGCTGGATACGACCTGCACCCCCGGTCAGAACGACGATCGCATCGGTGCGCGTGTCATCAGCCGCTCTTGGCAGGCTGACGACGAACCAGGCCCAGCCGAGCAACCAAACCGTCACGATCAGGGAGAGAATGCGGCGAATCACAATGTTCTTCTTATGGCAAAGAGGATCGTAAGGCGCGCAGCAATGGTGGCGAGTAGCGCCCCAAACAGGGGAAGGGACAGCACAAGCGCCCAGTCGGACAAGCCAAGCCCTGCAGAACCCAACAATTCCGATCCGATTCCGGACATGCGTTGGCCGACAAGCGCCATGACCGCGAGGGCGGCCGCAAGGCCTGCCAATCCACCCATTAGTGCATCCAGAGCGATGCGGCGCTGAAAGAGTGCGGCGACCTGTTGATCGGTTGCGCCGAGCAAATGCATCACTTCGATAACCGGCCGATGCGTGTTGAGGGCGCCACGCGCCGCCAGCACGACAATTGTTGCCGTTGCTGCAGCCATCAGCAGGACAAGGGCCACCGCCAGCCATTTGAGGGATCGCAACAGGCTTTCGAGCGGCGCAAGCCAGCGCGCATGCTGATCTACGCGTGCGATCGGGGTGACGGCGCGCACGGCGTTGCGGACGTCTGCCACATCAGCCGGTGTTGCGCGGCGCAACGTTACATCAATCAGTGCCGGGATCGGTAGATCGGCCTCCATTCCCTGTTCGCCCAGCCAGGGCTCAAGCAGAGCGGCAAGCTCTTCCTCGCTCACCGGCTCGACCTTCTCCACGACGCCAAGACGTCCAAGCCCTGCAATGATTGCCTGCTTTTCCGCCTCTCTCGACACTGGATTGGCTTCTGGAAGCTGGATCGTGAGCCGACCCGCAAGGTCGGCACTAAGCATGCGGGCCGCACCGCCAAGGGCAAGTCCAGACGCGGCAGCGAGCACAGTGAGGAACATCATGATCGCAATCACCCACGGCATGGGGCCTGCCATACGCCCTTCAAGCAACAGCCTGCGTTCTGCGGGATTGGACCGGAAAAGCCGCATGGTTCAGGCCGCCCCTTCCCGCTGCGGTGGATAACGCAACGCCCCGGTTGGATCCTGCAGGCGTCCGGCATCGAGATGCATGATCGTTGCCGTGCCGACGCGGCTCAACAAATGGACATCATGTGTTGCAACAACGATTGTGGTGCCCAATTTGTTCAATGCATCGAAAAGATAAAGCAGCCGCGCCGCCATATCCGGATCGACATTCCCCGTCGGTTCATCGGCCACAAGGATATCTGGTCTGCCAATCACGGCCCGGGCAATGGCGACGCGCTGCTGTTCTCCCCCCGATAGCGTTGCAGGACGGGCGCTGATCCGATCGGCAAGGCCGACCCAGGCAAGCATTTCACTGACAGCGCGCTCAATATCACGTTCGTGCGTTCCGGCAACCCGAAGAGGCAGGGCGACGTTATCAAATGCGGACAGATGCGGGATCAGGCGAAAGTCTTGAAATACGACCCCAATGCGCCGTCGGAACAGGGGCAACCGGTCACGCGGCAGTGTGACCATGTCTTCACCGAACAGACGAATAAGGCCTCGGCTTGGACGCTGGGCAAGAAAAAGGAGGCGCAGAAGCGACGTCTTGCCAGCGCCCGATGCTCCGGTGAGGAAATAAAAGCCCCCGCGCTCAAGCGAAAAGCTGAGATCGGAAAGCGTTTCGGTCCCTATGCCGTAGCGCAAACCGACGTTTTCAAACTTGACAATCGTTGCCATGGCCTTGCCGCTGTTTCCCCCCGCTTTCAATGCCCTGCAGCAACCCGCAGGTAAAGCACGACTTGGCGTTGCACGACAGTCGAAACATGCAGGGGGCTTGCAAGTCGCCTGCGTTCGGTGCTTAGGACGGGCTTCGCAAAGGAATTTCTCGCACGCAATGATCCTCTCCTGTCCGGCTTGCAGAACCCGATATCTTGTGCCGGATACGGCGGTCGGCCCCAATGGCCGACAGGTTCGCTGTGCTTCGTGCAAGCATAGCTGGTTCGCAGAGCCCGCCACCATTGATCCAAACAAGCCGGCGGTGCAGCCTTCGCAGCCCGTCAGTCCGCCAGCGCCGGTCGCAACGACGCATCCCGAGCCACCGGTCGCTGTCCAGCCGACAGAGGATGCGGCGCCAACACCCTGGCAGGACGGTGCAAGTGAAACGACCGCCGGGCCAGATCCATTTGCTCACCAACCCCCGTTTCGCGCCCGTAGAAATCCGACACACCGCTGGACGATTGCGGCAGTTGTCGCCGCGCTGGTCTTGCTTGGCGGTATTGTCGCAGTCCAGTTCTTCGGGACGCCGAGCTTCATGGCACGGCTTGGCCTGCCTGTCGGGACGGCTGAAGTGCCGTTGCTGCTTGAAGTTCCACGCAAACCCGAGCGGAGGACGCTCGAGAGCGGGAATGAGCTGTTCGCCATCAACGGGCGGATCATCAATCCGACAGACCAGCGCCAGCGTGTACCAGACATTCTGGCTGAATTGCGGGATGCGCAGGGTCGCGTTGTCTACAGTTGGACGATCACGCCGCCGCGCCGCACGATCGGGCCCAAGGGCACGGCCGAATTCAATTCGGCAGAAGTGGATGTGCCGAAGGGTGCGCGTGCGCTTAATCTCAGCTTTTCCGGGTCATTGAACAACTGACGCGCGGGGCGCCTGGCCCTACTGGAATTCGATCAGTCCCGGTTTTCCCCTTGCTGACCCTGGAATGTGTCCGGACTGACCAATCCGGACGGCGGCGATGATCCGGGCCCGCGCAACAGCCACCACACGCAGAGCGGGACGGGGCGGTGCCGGGACAGAAACCGAAGCAAGGGCGATCGCGGCCAACATGGCCCTGTTAGGACTTTGTTTACCAATTCGCTCAACCCCGAAATTTGGTTAACGGGTTTCAACCGTGCGCAAAGGGATGGTTGCAGGCAGCAAAGCCCTCTGCTAGGGGCGCGGGCCTACCGAGGCCGGGACTGTCCCGGATCTATCATGAGCGTGCGGTCGTGGCGGAACTGGTAGACGCGCAACGTTGAGGTCGTTGTGGGCGAAAGCCCGTGGAAGTTCGAGTCTTCTCGACCGCACCAGCTCTTTTGCATTCAGGGAATTGCAGCCTGCCTTGGCGTCGCTTTGGCGGCGATTGTGCCAAGATGTACGGACGGCGTAGTGCCACTCACAATTGCAATGCCGCCAAGCGCGGCTGAAACCCGCGCAGCATCGGCCGAAGCGGGTGCGATGCGGATGGAATAGCGCCCGTATGGCACCGCCTCAAACAGGAAGAACCCGTCGAAATCCGTGCGTGCCTTGGCTGTGACCCGCCCTTCGGCGTTGACGAGTTCAATTTCAACTCCACCAAAGCTGCCGCCGCCCGAGCGAACGA of the Aquisediminimonas profunda genome contains:
- the metW gene encoding methionine biosynthesis protein MetW gives rise to the protein MSALRPDLAIIAREVAPGSRVLDVGCGDGALMAALRDGKQVDARGMELDRGNVTECVARGLSVIQGNADTDLADYPDAAFDYAILSQTLQTTMRPDLVLEQLLRIGKHAFVSFPNFAHWRVRLSLLWGGRMPVTRLLPVAWYETPNIHHVTIDDFRALVDERGIRVEGAWFLSGDRLTSDAAANFRAEHAVFLLAR
- the pheT gene encoding phenylalanine--tRNA ligase subunit beta — protein: MKFSLSWLKEHLETSATIQDVADACNRIGLEVEAIENPAERLRGFTVAKVLTADRHPQADKLQVLTVDAGQGPVQVVCGAPNARAGLIGVFGLEGAVVPANGMTLKKAAIRGVESNGMMCSSRELELGDDHDGIIELPADAPVGTAFSDYADLNDPVLDVAITPNRQDCMGVRGIARDLAAAGLGTLKPLATVYRLPAQAQAGNGPGPDVGTDDPEGCPAFYGIEVRGVKNGTSPDWMIRHLKAAGQKPISTLVDITNFVMLDLGRPLHVYDKAKLQGGLRARLAKPGEQVMALNGKTYTLSGSMTVIADDVQVHDIGGIMGGEDSGVSDDTTDVIIECAYFTPEHIARTGQALGLTSDARQRFERGVDPAFLDDGIDIATWLVTEHCGGTPSGVTRAGTPPAAERTIAYDPEHCARLGGISVPAGRQQQILESLGFSVADDWVVGIPTWRRDIDGGADLVEEVVRMVGLDNVPSTPLPRADGVAKPTATPAQKIERKVRRTAAARGLNEAITWSFLSEKEAAILGGGLWSLENPISEDMKVMRPSMLPGLLSAAQRNMNRGATTVRLFEVGRRYLADAERPTVGLVLAGDKIPRGWASGKAQKFDAFDAKAEALALLEAAGAQVSNLQVMGEAGDHYHPGQSGTLRLGPKTILASFGSLHPDTARAFDLDGPVMVAEVFLDAIPAKRASKDGNAFMRTDYTPPALQAVTRDFAFLVPADLPSDTLVRAVRGADKAHITAVRLFDRFAGQGVPDGQVSLAIEVTLQPQDKSFAEPDLTAISDAVVAAAAKLGAVLRG
- the rpmI gene encoding 50S ribosomal protein L35 translates to MPKLKTKSGVKKRFTVTATGKLKHGVAGKRHRLISHNGKYIRQNRGTSVLSDADTATVKAWAPYGLK
- a CDS encoding glycoside hydrolase family 3 N-terminal domain-containing protein — translated: MLASIFGLSGPALTPDEVAFFRDSDPAGYILFKRNVATREQLRALTDSLRALHGRDDVPILIDQEGGRVARMQPPEWPAFPPGEAFDRLYVRAPMSAIEAARTNAKAIALTLSEVGITVDCLPLLDVRAPETHPAIGDRALGSEPMQVAALGRAVIEGLRAGGVVGVVKHMPGQGRAVVDSHHALPVVSADDAALAADLAPFQRLADAPMGMTGHIIFEAWDAERCATLSPVVIGDIIRKRIGFDGFLMSDDLDMKALNGAIGNLASACVAAGCDAALNCWGRMDEMVAIANEVGSLTAEGESRLARAMATIGPAPDVAEMAELLAKRDALLQLAA
- the pheS gene encoding phenylalanine--tRNA ligase subunit alpha produces the protein MTDLAKLESETLAAIAAADTLDALETVRIAALGKQGSVSALLKTLGAMSPEERQQKGPLINGLRESVSGAIASRKAGLESALLNERLAAERIDMSLPAPEAPQGSVHPVSQVMDELAEVFADMGFAVATGPEIEDDWHNFTALNIPETHPARAMHDTFYFPDQMAVDGKKMLLRTHTSPVQIRTMMTQAPPIRIIAPGRVYRSDSDATHTPMFHQIEGLVIDRGIHLGHLKWTLETFLKGFFERDDVVLRLRPSYFPFTEPSVEVDVGYSEVDGKRVIGGSEKWMEVLGSGMVHPRVIANCGLDPDIYQGFAFGTGVDRLAMLKYGMDDLRAFFDGDLRWLRHYGFSALDVPTLSGGVGA
- the rplT gene encoding 50S ribosomal protein L20 → MARIKRGTTTRAKHKNILEQAKGYRGRRKNTIRVARQAVEKAGQYAYRDRKAKKRTFRGLWIQRINAAVRMEGLTYSEFMHGLKLAGVELDRKVLADIAMHEGAVFSTIIAQAKAALPQAA